CGCCGACGCGAACGCGCGACGGAAGCGTAGGCCGAGGAGCATGATGGTCTCATGCGTGCACCGTTGCTCTGGATCTGCAATGCGATCGCCATCTGGCTGGCGTCGATCTGGGTTTCCGGGATCGGAATCCTCAGCCCGGCCGAACACGGTGACTGGGGCAAGGTGATCGTCGTCTTGGTGGTCGCCATCGTATTCAGTGCGGTGAATGCGGTCGTCAAGCCGCTGCTCACGTTGTTGTCGCTGCCGCTGGTGGTGCTCACACTGGGGCTGTTCCTGCTGGTGATCAACGCCTTGATGCTGCTGCTCACCGCGAAGCTGAGCGAACTGACCGACTACGGCCTGCGGGTGGACGGATTCTGGCCGGCGGTCTGGGGCGGATTGGTCATCGCTCTGGTGAACTGGGTGCTCGGCGCTTTCGTGCCGGCTCCGGCTCGGCGTTGAGCGCGGCAGTCTGGAACGTCTGCACCACGAATTCGGTTGCCTGATTTACCAATTCATCGCGGGTGATCGTCAAGTTGCCCTGCAGCCAGGACGACAGCAGGGCGGCCAGCGAGCCGGTCAGGGCGATCACCGCGACCGCGCGTCGGGTGCCGGAACCGGCGCGCGGTAGCCGGCTGCTCAGCAACTTGCTGAATGCCGACGCGGTCTCCATCGCCACGTCGCCGTAGGCCGAATCGGCCAGCGGCTCGACGGTCAGCAACCGGCCCTTGCGGGGATCGTCGACCACCAGCTGTACGAAGGTCTCCAGGGCCGCGCGCGCGAACTCCTCCGGGTTGTCGGGCTCGGTCGCGGCGACCGCTTCGGCCATTCGGGTGTGCGCCTCCTCCGCGGTCTGCCGATAGAGCGCGCGCAGCAGTTCCTCCCGGCTGTCGAAGCTCTCGTAGAAGTAGCGGTCGGTCAGGCCGGTGCGCCGGCACAGCGACCGGACGGTGACGGCGGAGCTGCCGTGCTCGCCGATCAATTCCAGTGCTGCCGCGATGAACGTCGCCCGCCGCACGGTCCGTCGTTCGTCCAGGGTGGTGCCGCCCCAGGTGCGTTTGGCTGGATCGGATCTGCTTGGCGGCATCGAGGAGTCCTGGTCGGCAACGGCGAAGGCCCAGAGTAACCCGAGCCCGGCAGGTTTCCGCAATATCTTGACGACGTGCGTCCGCAGAGCTAACTTGAATACGGTCGTCACCAGTTACGACGTATGTCATCAGGCTTGCGTCGGCAGATCCGAGGAGGTGCCGGATGGTGAACCGAGTCTTCGTCGTCGGCGTCGGCATGACCAAGTTCGAGAAGCCGGGTCGGCGGACGAACGAGGACGGGAGTGCGTGGGACTACCCGGATATGGCGCGCGAGGCCGGCACCAAGGCGCTCACCGATGCCGGCATCTCCTACGACCAGGTCGAGCAGGGCTACGTCGGCTACGTGTACGGCGAGTCCACCGCGGGTCAACGGGCGCTCTACGAACTCGGGATGACCGGAATCCCGGTCGTCAACGTGAACAACAACTGCTCGACCGGCTCCACCGCGCTCTATCTCGCCGCCCAGGCGATCCGCGGCGGGCTGGCCGACTGCACGATCGCCCTCGGGTTCGAGAAGATGCAACCGGGTTCGCTGGGCTCGACCTACGACGACCGGGCGCAGCCGATGGAACGGCACATCCTCGCGCTGGCCGAGATCAGCGAGGTGCTCTTCCCGCCCGCTCCGTGGATGTTCGGCGCCGCCGGTCGCGAACACATGCAGCGGTACGGCACCACCGCCGAACAGTTCGCGAAGATCGGGCTGAAGAACCACAAGCACTCGGTGAACAACCCGTATGCGCAGTTCCAGGACGAGTACACGTTGGACGAGATCCTCGACTCGCGGATGATCTACGACCCGCTGACCAAGCTGCAGTGTTCCCCGACCTCGGACGGGTCCGGCGCGGCGATCCTCGCCTCGGCAGCGTTCGTCGACCGACACGGGCTGGCCGAGCGCGCGGTGGAGATCGTCGGACAGGCGATGACCACGGACTTCGCCAGCACCTTCGACGGCACCTGCCGCTCGATCATCGGCTACGACATGAACGTGCATGCCGCGCAACGGGTCTACGACCAGGCTGGGCTGGGCGCGGACGACTTCCAGGTGATCGAGCTGCACGACTGCTTCTCCGCGAACGAACTGCTGCTCTACGAGGCGCTCGGTCTGTGTGCCGAGGGTGAGGCGGGCAAGCTGGTCGACTCCGGCGACACCACCTACGGCGGCCGCTGGGTGGTGAATCCGTCCGGCGGGCTGATCTCCAAGGGGCATCCGCTGGGCGCCACCGGCCTCGCGCAGTGCGCCGAGCTGACCTGGCAGTTACGCGGCGACGCGGACAAACGTCAGGTGGCCGGGGTGACCGCGGCCCTGCAACACAACATCGGGCTCGGCGGTGCCGCCGTCGTGACCGCTTATCAGCGCGCCGATCGCTGAATCCGTCCGGCTCACCGAAAGAAGGAACAACCATGGGACACATCGAAGCTACTCGGCACCTGGACGCCACCCCCGACGCGATCTGGGCGACGGTCTCGGATACGTCCACGTGGGACAAGTGGTTTTCGATCCACGAGAAGTGGATGGAGGAGCCGCCCACCCAACTCGCCGAGGGGTCGAAGCTGGTCGCCAAGATCGTGATGCTCGGCATGGCGAACAAGATCGAGTGGACGGTGACGCAGATCGATCCGCCGCGCTCGCTCAGCCTGACCGGCACCGGTTTGGCCGGGGTGAAGTGCGACTTCACCTTCACCGTCGAACCGGAGGACGACGGGTCCAAGTTCACCGTCGCCGGTGACTTCGAAGGCGCGCTGATCAAGGGTGCGCTGGCCAAGGCGGTCGAGAAGGATGGCGCGAGCCAGTTGGACAAGTCGCTCGACCAGCTGAGTGCGCTGGCTGCGGCAACGGCCTGACGATGACCGTCCGACAGGTCGAGTTCGACGATTCCCAGCTCGGCAACTGGGGCGAGGACGAGCGATTCGAGGTAACGCAGGAACGGATCACCGAATACGCGAAGGCGACCAACGATCCGATTCCCGCACACCTGGCCGGTGAGGTCGCGCCGCCGGTATTCGCGATCGTCCCGGTCTTCGAATCGCTGATGGTGCCGGCCGTGGAGGTGTTCCCGGTCGCAGCCATTCCCCGGATCGTGCACGGCGAGCAGGATTTCCACTTTCACCGACCGATCCGGCCGGGCGACCGGCTGGTATCGCGGGCGCGGATGACCGGTTACGAGTCGTTGGAAAAGGGAACCCGGGCCGCGATCGTGCTGGAGTGCCGGACCGAGGACGGAGAACTGGTCAACGAGCAGTACGTGACGACGTTCGTCCGGGGAATGAGTCCGGGACGCACCGTCGGCGAACTCGCCCCCGAGCACAAGTTCGACGAGTCGCTGCGGGCGGCGGGACCGGTGGCCACCGTCGCCCAGCACATCGACGCCGACCAGACGTTCCGGTACGCCCCGGCGTCGGGGGATCCGATGCCGATCCACCTGGACGACGAGGTCGCGCGCAGCACCGGCCTACCCGGGATCATCGCGCACGGCCTGTGCACGATGGCGTTCACCTCCTGGGCGGTGCTGACCGAGGTCGCCGGCTCGGACGTCTCCCGGCTGCGCCGGTTCGCGGTCCGGTTCGCCGACCTGGTGCTGCCCGGTGACGACCTGGAGACCCGGATCTACCGGCGCTCGGCCGCGGACGGATACACCACCTACCAGTTCGAGACCGTGCGCGGTGATGATCCGGTCATCACCGACGGCCTCGCCGTAA
Above is a genomic segment from Skermania piniformis containing:
- a CDS encoding phage holin family protein — protein: MRAPLLWICNAIAIWLASIWVSGIGILSPAEHGDWGKVIVVLVVAIVFSAVNAVVKPLLTLLSLPLVVLTLGLFLLVINALMLLLTAKLSELTDYGLRVDGFWPAVWGGLVIALVNWVLGAFVPAPARR
- a CDS encoding TetR/AcrR family transcriptional regulator; the encoded protein is MPPSRSDPAKRTWGGTTLDERRTVRRATFIAAALELIGEHGSSAVTVRSLCRRTGLTDRYFYESFDSREELLRALYRQTAEEAHTRMAEAVAATEPDNPEEFARAALETFVQLVVDDPRKGRLLTVEPLADSAYGDVAMETASAFSKLLSSRLPRAGSGTRRAVAVIALTGSLAALLSSWLQGNLTITRDELVNQATEFVVQTFQTAALNAEPEPARKRRAPSSPER
- a CDS encoding lipid-transfer protein — protein: MVNRVFVVGVGMTKFEKPGRRTNEDGSAWDYPDMAREAGTKALTDAGISYDQVEQGYVGYVYGESTAGQRALYELGMTGIPVVNVNNNCSTGSTALYLAAQAIRGGLADCTIALGFEKMQPGSLGSTYDDRAQPMERHILALAEISEVLFPPAPWMFGAAGREHMQRYGTTAEQFAKIGLKNHKHSVNNPYAQFQDEYTLDEILDSRMIYDPLTKLQCSPTSDGSGAAILASAAFVDRHGLAERAVEIVGQAMTTDFASTFDGTCRSIIGYDMNVHAAQRVYDQAGLGADDFQVIELHDCFSANELLLYEALGLCAEGEAGKLVDSGDTTYGGRWVVNPSGGLISKGHPLGATGLAQCAELTWQLRGDADKRQVAGVTAALQHNIGLGGAAVVTAYQRADR
- a CDS encoding type II toxin-antitoxin system Rv0910 family toxin, whose protein sequence is MGHIEATRHLDATPDAIWATVSDTSTWDKWFSIHEKWMEEPPTQLAEGSKLVAKIVMLGMANKIEWTVTQIDPPRSLSLTGTGLAGVKCDFTFTVEPEDDGSKFTVAGDFEGALIKGALAKAVEKDGASQLDKSLDQLSALAAATA
- a CDS encoding MaoC/PaaZ C-terminal domain-containing protein; the protein is MTVRQVEFDDSQLGNWGEDERFEVTQERITEYAKATNDPIPAHLAGEVAPPVFAIVPVFESLMVPAVEVFPVAAIPRIVHGEQDFHFHRPIRPGDRLVSRARMTGYESLEKGTRAAIVLECRTEDGELVNEQYVTTFVRGMSPGRTVGELAPEHKFDESLRAAGPVATVAQHIDADQTFRYAPASGDPMPIHLDDEVARSTGLPGIIAHGLCTMAFTSWAVLTEVAGSDVSRLRRFAVRFADLVLPGDDLETRIYRRSAADGYTTYQFETVRGDDPVITDGLAVIRD